A part of Clostridia bacterium genomic DNA contains:
- the rpsO gene encoding 30S ribosomal protein S15 produces MDKQLKQEIITKYKLHENDTGSPEVQIAILTERINHLNEHLKIHKKDHHSRRGLLKMVGKRRGLLNYLKNKDIERYRTILSKLELRK; encoded by the coding sequence ATGGACAAACAATTAAAGCAGGAAATTATTACTAAGTACAAACTTCATGAAAACGATACTGGTTCTCCTGAAGTTCAGATAGCTATTTTAACAGAAAGAATCAACCATTTGAATGAGCATTTAAAGATCCATAAGAAAGACCATCATTCAAGAAGAGGACTGCTTAAAATGGTGGGAAAAAGAAGAGGATTGCTTAATTATTTAAAAAACAAAGATATTGAGCGATACCGAACAATCCTCAGCAAGTTAGAGCTTAGAAAATAA
- a CDS encoding polyribonucleotide nucleotidyltransferase, whose amino-acid sequence MMSKVFKMELAGRELIIETGKLAQLANGSVLAKYGDTAILVTATASDQPREGIDFFPLSVNFEEKLYAVGKIPGSFIKREGKPTDKAILTSRLIDRPLRPLFDKNMRNDVQIVATVLSVDPDNTPDVLAMIGSSAALSISDIPFDGPTGSVSVGYIDNEFVINPNSEQREKSLLDLVVSGTEDAITMVEAGAHEISEDLMIEAIMFAHQEIKRIVGFQQKIVEEIGKPKFEPQLYEIDPQLDLDVSEFISDKIEAAIQTPDKSERDKNIKLLKNEVYEAFSEKYPDQEKDIDSVIEGIAKKVVRKNILEHEKRPDGRTLKQIRPISSEVGLLPRAHGSGLFTRGQTQVMTVATLGALGDVQILDDIGEDESKRYMHHYNFPPYSVGETGVIRGPGRREIGHGALAERALEPMIPDENEFPYTIRLVSEVMSSNGSTSQASVCGSTLALMDAGVPIKSPVAGIAMGLIKGDEGKVAVLSDIQGIEDFYGDMDFKVAGTEKGITAIQMDIKIKGIDQEILQKALYQAKEGRLYILDKMLQVINRPRKELSKYAPKIITTTINPEKIGDVIGPGGKVINRIIEQTNVKIDIEDNGKVYIASSDAENAEKALKIVEGIAKDVEPGEIYLGKVVRILPFGAFVQIAPGKEGLVHISKLALEHVKKVEDVVKVGDEILVKVTDIDKQGRINLSRKSLLIEQEKAKQKNKKEEK is encoded by the coding sequence ATTATGAGTAAAGTTTTTAAAATGGAACTAGCAGGAAGAGAATTAATAATTGAAACAGGAAAACTAGCACAATTAGCAAACGGTTCTGTACTTGCAAAGTATGGAGATACTGCTATATTAGTGACTGCTACTGCTTCGGATCAGCCTAGAGAAGGGATTGACTTTTTCCCTTTGAGTGTTAATTTTGAAGAAAAGTTATATGCTGTAGGAAAGATACCTGGCAGCTTCATAAAAAGAGAGGGAAAACCTACAGATAAAGCAATATTGACTTCCAGGCTTATAGATAGGCCTTTAAGACCCTTGTTCGATAAAAATATGAGAAATGATGTGCAAATAGTAGCTACAGTTCTTTCTGTTGACCCCGATAATACCCCTGATGTCCTAGCAATGATTGGAAGTTCTGCAGCCTTATCAATTTCCGACATTCCATTTGATGGACCTACTGGCTCTGTATCAGTGGGATATATTGATAACGAGTTTGTTATCAATCCTAATAGTGAGCAAAGAGAAAAGAGCTTGCTCGATCTTGTAGTTTCAGGTACAGAAGATGCTATTACCATGGTGGAGGCTGGAGCTCATGAAATATCCGAGGATTTGATGATTGAAGCTATCATGTTTGCTCACCAAGAGATAAAAAGAATAGTAGGGTTTCAGCAAAAGATAGTGGAAGAGATAGGAAAACCAAAGTTTGAACCTCAACTTTATGAGATAGATCCACAATTGGATCTGGATGTATCAGAGTTTATATCAGATAAAATTGAAGCAGCTATACAAACACCTGATAAATCTGAAAGAGACAAAAATATAAAACTCCTTAAAAATGAGGTGTATGAAGCTTTTAGTGAAAAATATCCAGATCAGGAAAAGGATATTGATTCAGTAATTGAGGGTATAGCCAAAAAGGTTGTAAGGAAAAATATATTAGAACACGAAAAAAGACCTGACGGAAGAACCCTTAAGCAGATAAGGCCCATAAGTTCTGAAGTAGGTTTACTTCCTCGAGCGCATGGATCAGGATTATTTACAAGGGGTCAAACCCAAGTCATGACAGTAGCCACACTAGGTGCTCTGGGAGATGTTCAGATATTAGATGACATAGGGGAAGATGAAAGTAAAAGATACATGCATCATTATAATTTCCCGCCATATTCAGTTGGTGAAACAGGTGTTATTCGGGGACCTGGTAGAAGGGAGATAGGCCACGGAGCACTTGCAGAAAGAGCCCTTGAACCTATGATACCCGATGAAAACGAATTTCCTTATACCATCAGGTTGGTATCGGAAGTAATGAGTTCAAATGGTTCAACATCTCAAGCCAGCGTATGTGGTAGTACATTAGCATTGATGGATGCAGGGGTTCCAATTAAATCTCCGGTAGCCGGTATTGCTATGGGGCTTATCAAAGGTGATGAAGGAAAAGTAGCCGTATTATCCGATATACAAGGAATAGAAGATTTTTATGGAGACATGGATTTTAAAGTAGCTGGAACTGAAAAAGGGATTACAGCAATTCAAATGGATATAAAAATCAAGGGCATAGACCAAGAAATATTACAAAAAGCCCTTTATCAAGCAAAAGAAGGCAGATTGTATATATTGGATAAAATGCTGCAAGTAATAAATCGGCCTCGAAAAGAATTATCAAAATATGCACCTAAGATAATAACCACTACAATCAACCCAGAAAAAATAGGTGACGTCATAGGCCCTGGCGGAAAAGTGATCAATCGCATAATCGAACAAACAAACGTAAAAATTGATATAGAAGATAATGGGAAAGTATATATCGCTTCTTCTGATGCTGAAAATGCTGAAAAAGCGCTAAAGATCGTTGAAGGTATAGCAAAGGATGTAGAGCCAGGAGAAATCTATCTTGGAAAGGTAGTTCGCATACTTCCATTTGGCGCATTTGTACAAATTGCACCAGGCAAGGAAGGGCTTGTCCATATATCTAAACTGGCACTTGAACATGTGAAAAAAGTAGAAGATGTAGTTAAAGTAGGCGATGAAATATTAGTTAAAGTTACTGACATAGACAAGCAAGGAAGAATAAATCTTTCACGAAAGAGTTTGCTGATTGAACAGGAGAAAGCTAAACAAAAGAATAAAAAAGAAGAAAAATAA